The sequence TGTCTTATCCACCCAGAGGGATTGATCAAGCTCGGACAGTTCATACATAAGGTCTGTTATAGTATTTTCTGCCTGTTTACTATTGGAAAGGAGCTCCACTTTTTCTTTTGTTGCTACAATAAGGATTGTTTCGAGTGCACTTGAGAGGCTTTTCGGGGAATGGACTCTCAGTTTCAGTCCGGTTACTCTCTGGATGTCATCGGGGAAAATAAAATCTCTGTCGGTAGATGCCCTGTCATTCTTAAAATATCTATTGGGAAGAAGTTTCGTAATCCGTCCATCCTGACTGACACTGAAAATATTCAGGAACAGGTCGGAATTTACACCCACCCTTATCTGTATTTCGTCATTGTTCTGGAAAACAGGGTTTTTTGTGTTAGAGGTTTCACCGGCTCTAAAGACTTCTGCCTTAACAATTCTGAAGCTCCCCGGCTTTTTGTGTTCTAATGGTTTTACGTGGGCTTTAATCCTTATGAAATAGGTAACATTTTTACCGTCTGCCTTGAGGTCGTCCATCAGGACTTCCTCTTTTACGATCAGGCCCTTCGAAAAAGCCGAAATCAGGTCACTGATAAGCTGATAATTATATACAACACTCAGGCCGTGAACCTTAACGCCTGACGCCTTTTCAATAGCAGCCCTTCTCGCATTGTTCAATGCAAGGGACCTTGCCCACGCAGGCGTTGTATCTTCACCAAGCACTGCCTGACCATCGGCAATAACGGTGATTAAATCATCTGCATAAATAAAGAATGGGACAAAGAAAGTTAAGACAACAAAAATAGACAAAATTTTTCCGGTATGCCGTCTAAAAAATGACTTCTTCGTCTGCATGACTTAACACCTTTTCATGGGGACAGATTTCAAATCTGTCCCCATAAACTATCATTATGATTTTCAGTATGCCTTAAAGATTGTCGTGAGTCAATAATGCGGTTTTTTATGCATAAAAAACAAATCTGCTCCCTATCATTTAACTTGAAACTAATGTTAAGGTTTGATAATCGATTCTGGTCTTTATATTTTGAAGGAAGGATAGGTAAGTTATGCTGTATAGAGAACGATCAAATTGCGGTCAGCTCAACCTTTCCGATGCAGGATCCAAAGTTCAGTTAGCGGGTTGGGTGGACGCGCTGAGAGACCACGGGGAAGTTCTCTTTATTCACCTGCGGGACAGGAGCGGTATTGTACAGGTGGTATTCAGTCCTGAATTTGCATCTCCTGATATTTGTGACCGTGCCAATTCACTGAGAAATGAATATTGCGTTACTGTTAAAGGTCGGGTAACAGAAAGATCAAAAGACACCGAAAATCTAAACATTGAGACCGGCCGAATCGAGGTTATGGCAGAAGATCTCGTTATACTGAGCAGGTCCGAAACACTGCCGTTTCCAATATCGGAAAAGGCGATGATTGTCGGTGACAGCGTTAAGGGGTTAGACTCGGTTGCGGAAGATATCAGGCTCCAGTATCGTTATCTTGACCTTCGACGCCCTTCAATGCAGGACAATTTCATAAAACGACACAAAATCTTTAAGTGCGTAAGAGATTACCTTGATGAACAGGGTTTCATCGAAGTTGAAACGCCGATACTG comes from Syntrophales bacterium and encodes:
- a CDS encoding DUF4384 domain-containing protein; this encodes MQTKKSFFRRHTGKILSIFVVLTFFVPFFIYADDLITVIADGQAVLGEDTTPAWARSLALNNARRAAIEKASGVKVHGLSVVYNYQLISDLISAFSKGLIVKEEVLMDDLKADGKNVTYFIRIKAHVKPLEHKKPGSFRIVKAEVFRAGETSNTKNPVFQNNDEIQIRVGVNSDLFLNIFSVSQDGRITKLLPNRYFKNDRASTDRDFIFPDDIQRVTGLKLRVHSPKSLSSALETILIVATKEKVELLSNSKQAENTITDLMYELSELDQSLWVDKTIGYEVRR